A single region of the Dehalococcoides mccartyi genome encodes:
- a CDS encoding SHOCT-like domain-containing protein, translated as MSENAKKILQMLSEGKITVDQANKLLEALGNEDAKPAPAAAITAKGVPKYLRVIINGTDEDSNAKVNVRVPMALLRAGIKLASILPADATNEIDSNLKEKGVNFDFKNLREEDIEPLIEAMTEMEVDVDSEGSKVKVFTE; from the coding sequence ATGTCTGAAAATGCTAAAAAAATACTGCAAATGCTTTCCGAAGGCAAAATAACCGTAGACCAGGCCAATAAACTGCTTGAAGCGCTGGGTAATGAAGACGCAAAACCCGCCCCGGCTGCCGCCATAACTGCCAAAGGAGTACCCAAATACCTGCGGGTAATAATAAACGGCACTGACGAAGACAGTAATGCCAAGGTCAATGTGCGCGTTCCAATGGCTCTGCTAAGAGCCGGAATCAAGCTGGCATCCATACTTCCGGCAGATGCTACCAATGAAATAGACAGCAACCTTAAGGAAAAGGGTGTCAACTTTGATTTCAAGAACCTGCGTGAAGAGGATATCGAGCCGCTTATTGAAGCTATGACTGAGATGGAGGTAGACGTGGACAGTGAAGGCAGCAAGGTAAAGGTATTTACCGAATAA
- a CDS encoding DUF2089 domain-containing protein: MAKDWQELTKLTQGATVTVERVKLVSSGIAIEGSFDLPALARLSAEDQVFVMAFVKCHGSIKDMEKFFGISYPTVKNRLQRIGANFSFVENFPTPPKTNEDDNILTELEKGGISVEEALRRLQR, translated from the coding sequence ATGGCAAAAGACTGGCAGGAACTGACCAAGCTCACCCAGGGAGCAACCGTAACGGTTGAGCGGGTCAAACTGGTATCTTCAGGCATTGCCATTGAGGGGAGCTTTGATTTACCTGCTTTGGCCAGACTCTCCGCTGAAGACCAGGTATTTGTAATGGCATTTGTAAAATGCCACGGCTCAATAAAAGACATGGAAAAGTTTTTCGGTATCAGCTACCCCACCGTTAAAAATCGCCTGCAGCGGATAGGGGCAAATTTCAGCTTTGTTGAAAACTTCCCAACCCCGCCCAAGACCAATGAAGATGATAACATACTGACAGAACTGGAAAAGGGCGGGATTTCGGTAGAAGAAGCTCTAAGGAGGTTGCAAAGATAA
- a CDS encoding tubulin/FtsZ family protein, with product MKLIVIGLGQCGSRIADEFARMDKRARSQRNVSICPGVFAVNTDQADLSGLVTIKPDHQHRILIGGRKTGGHGVGKINELGAEIARADADKVIDALRTTKRFYDADGFLVIAGAAGGTGSGSVSIIAQHIKERYMDKPVYALIALPFEHEEKTEERTVYNTAVCLKSISSVADAVILVENQRYVRKDFSLRYNLSKINSLIVEPFWDLLCAGEEKNSKYIGAKTMDAGDIIQTISGWTVIGHGKARVRTLTLPFDKTDHFRMKSVSNYKGIRAMDEAVSELSLKIDPRDAGRALFLISAPAKEINMDIIKEQGDWLREMAPNAIIRNGDYPREKDTMTVTVIFSELSDLERVRYYYNRSTSMMPVIKQRQADLADRRRDIDELSRDIPSLLE from the coding sequence ATGAAATTAATTGTAATAGGTCTTGGGCAATGCGGCAGCCGCATAGCGGATGAGTTTGCCCGTATGGATAAAAGGGCCCGCTCCCAGCGTAACGTAAGCATCTGCCCGGGAGTATTTGCCGTGAACACAGACCAAGCTGACCTTTCAGGTCTGGTTACCATCAAACCTGACCACCAACACCGCATACTTATCGGCGGGCGTAAAACCGGCGGCCATGGGGTAGGTAAAATAAATGAACTGGGTGCTGAAATTGCCAGAGCAGATGCCGACAAGGTTATAGATGCCCTGCGCACCACCAAGCGTTTTTATGATGCAGACGGTTTTCTGGTTATTGCCGGTGCGGCCGGCGGTACCGGTTCGGGTTCGGTTTCCATTATCGCCCAGCATATCAAAGAGCGCTACATGGACAAACCGGTTTATGCCCTAATAGCCCTGCCCTTTGAGCATGAGGAGAAAACCGAAGAGCGCACCGTCTACAATACCGCTGTCTGCTTAAAATCCATCAGCTCTGTTGCAGATGCGGTTATACTGGTGGAAAACCAGCGTTATGTCCGCAAGGATTTTTCACTCCGCTACAACCTTTCCAAGATAAACTCCCTGATTGTTGAGCCCTTTTGGGATTTGCTGTGTGCCGGTGAAGAAAAGAATTCCAAGTACATTGGAGCCAAGACCATGGACGCCGGTGATATCATCCAGACCATTTCAGGCTGGACCGTTATCGGACACGGCAAGGCCCGCGTCCGCACTCTGACCCTGCCCTTTGATAAAACTGACCATTTCCGGATGAAGAGCGTTTCCAACTACAAGGGCATCCGGGCTATGGATGAAGCCGTAAGCGAGCTTTCCCTGAAAATTGACCCCCGTGATGCCGGACGGGCGCTGTTCCTTATTTCCGCCCCTGCAAAAGAAATAAATATGGATATCATAAAAGAACAGGGTGACTGGCTGCGTGAGATGGCTCCTAACGCCATTATCCGCAACGGTGACTACCCCCGCGAAAAAGACACCATGACTGTAACCGTTATTTTCTCCGAGTTATCTGACCTTGAGAGGGTACGTTACTACTACAACCGTTCCACCAGCATGATGCCGGTAATCAAGCAGCGTCAGGCTGACCTGGCGGACAGGCGGCGTGACATCGATGAACTCAGCAGAGATATTCCTTCCCTGCTTGAATAA
- the gap gene encoding type I glyceraldehyde-3-phosphate dehydrogenase: MVTRIGINGFGRIGRITLRTINQYHRGELEVVAVNDLADNKSNAHLLKWDSTYGKYPGTVESDDCSIIVDGKPIKVFSERDPMQIPWETAGVDLVIESTGLFTDAAKASAHLRGSVKTVVISAPAKGEDITVVMGVNEEKYNCNTHRVISNASCTTNCVAPLIKVLHDKFGVKKGFMTTCHAYTNDQKIQDMFHKDIRRARAAAVNVIPTTTGAAKAVALVLPELKGKLDGISFRIPSASVSLVDFVGELGRNVTVEEVNAAFKEAAQGKLAGILEYCEEELVSSDFKSNPASSIIDAPSTMVLDGNMVKVLSWYDNEWGYSTRLGDLIAYISK; this comes from the coding sequence ATGGTAACCAGAATCGGCATTAACGGGTTCGGACGAATCGGGCGTATTACCCTAAGGACTATAAACCAGTACCACCGCGGCGAACTTGAAGTAGTTGCGGTAAATGACCTGGCAGACAATAAATCCAATGCCCACCTTTTAAAATGGGACTCAACCTACGGCAAATATCCCGGCACAGTTGAATCTGATGACTGCTCTATAATAGTAGACGGCAAACCCATCAAGGTTTTCAGCGAACGTGACCCCATGCAAATCCCCTGGGAGACCGCCGGAGTAGATTTGGTGATTGAATCTACCGGTTTGTTTACCGATGCCGCTAAAGCCTCCGCCCACCTTCGCGGCAGTGTTAAGACTGTGGTCATTTCCGCCCCGGCCAAGGGTGAAGATATCACCGTGGTTATGGGTGTAAACGAAGAAAAATATAACTGCAATACTCACCGTGTTATCTCCAATGCCTCCTGCACCACCAACTGTGTCGCCCCCCTTATAAAGGTACTCCATGATAAATTCGGGGTTAAAAAAGGCTTCATGACTACCTGCCATGCCTATACCAATGACCAGAAGATACAGGATATGTTCCACAAGGATATCCGCCGGGCCAGAGCCGCCGCGGTCAATGTTATCCCCACCACTACCGGTGCCGCTAAAGCGGTAGCTTTGGTGCTGCCCGAACTTAAAGGCAAACTGGACGGTATTTCATTCCGCATACCCTCTGCCAGCGTTTCACTGGTGGATTTTGTAGGTGAACTGGGCAGAAATGTAACCGTAGAGGAAGTAAACGCCGCTTTCAAGGAAGCCGCCCAGGGCAAGCTGGCCGGCATACTAGAATACTGCGAAGAAGAACTGGTCAGCAGTGATTTCAAGAGCAACCCTGCCAGTTCCATCATAGATGCCCCCAGTACTATGGTGCTGGACGGCAATATGGTAAAAGTACTTTCATGGTATGATAATGAATGGGGTTACTCCACCCGCCTGGGAGATTTGATAGCTTATATTTCCAAATAG
- a CDS encoding 2-hydroxyacyl-CoA dehydratase family protein: protein MKNNGHPKYIGITTTVPIEILLSAGYSPLDLNNIFVSDTNPDRLIRLAEKDGFPLNCCAWIKGIYGVCLDKGISEVICVTSGDCSNTQMLREVLNLKGIRTIPFDFPTEPNPAEVKASLSKLAIRLGTTLEAAEEWRKTLSPARELAHRLDYLCYAENKVSGFEDHYWLVSSSDFNSDYVKYQADLQKLLNTAKSRTPYPSTELRLAYLGVPSVFGQELYPYLEQNGARVVFNEIQRQFSLPEGGADISQSYTAYTYPYPMEYRLRDIQIQLTERRIDGIIHYTQAFCHRAIGDIILRQKLPLPILTLEGNADFHLNQHQKTRLEAFLDMLKAKKQINL, encoded by the coding sequence TTGAAAAATAACGGGCACCCCAAATACATCGGCATTACCACCACCGTACCCATAGAAATACTGCTTTCAGCCGGTTACAGCCCGCTGGACCTGAATAATATTTTCGTTTCAGATACAAATCCTGACAGGCTTATCCGCTTGGCTGAAAAAGACGGCTTTCCCTTGAACTGCTGTGCCTGGATAAAAGGCATTTATGGTGTCTGCCTGGATAAAGGCATAAGCGAGGTTATCTGTGTAACCAGCGGTGACTGCTCAAACACCCAGATGCTAAGGGAAGTTTTGAACCTAAAAGGTATCCGCACTATTCCCTTTGACTTCCCCACCGAACCCAACCCCGCGGAGGTAAAAGCATCTCTGTCAAAGCTGGCCATTAGGCTGGGTACTACTCTTGAGGCGGCGGAAGAATGGCGGAAAACACTTAGTCCCGCCAGAGAGCTGGCACACAGACTGGACTACCTGTGTTATGCCGAAAACAAAGTATCCGGTTTTGAAGACCACTACTGGCTGGTATCCAGTTCAGATTTTAATAGTGATTATGTAAAGTACCAAGCTGACCTTCAGAAACTTCTGAATACAGCGAAAAGCCGCACCCCTTACCCCTCAACAGAACTAAGGCTGGCATATCTGGGCGTTCCTTCGGTATTCGGGCAGGAGCTTTACCCTTACCTTGAGCAAAACGGAGCCAGAGTGGTGTTTAATGAAATTCAGAGGCAGTTCAGCCTGCCCGAAGGCGGTGCTGATATCTCCCAGTCTTACACCGCTTATACCTACCCCTACCCCATGGAATACCGCTTAAGGGATATTCAGATCCAGCTCACTGAGCGCCGCATAGACGGCATAATCCATTACACCCAAGCTTTCTGTCATCGGGCTATCGGTGATATTATATTGAGGCAAAAGCTGCCGCTTCCCATACTCACCCTGGAAGGCAACGCAGATTTTCATTTAAACCAGCATCAGAAAACCCGGCTTGAGGCCTTTTTGGATATGCTTAAGGCCAAAAAACAGATAAATCTATAA